The following are encoded in a window of Dioscorea cayenensis subsp. rotundata cultivar TDr96_F1 chromosome 16, TDr96_F1_v2_PseudoChromosome.rev07_lg8_w22 25.fasta, whole genome shotgun sequence genomic DNA:
- the LOC120278682 gene encoding uncharacterized protein LOC120278682, with translation MDTKKSSSSSKPSHKQVECTAIYLYTLFSFFFLLTFQSLTITNTSTTTTTSFSYHPLNFHPLKDTKIPPYKHPNKTWFMSTLSGKAINGMPEHFVFPSDHQHPKNNNKILCISPRNKSYAFTTDHHLPENSTAVLPGLTFIADSFYDYENPWHGMNAVAGFFAWMKENECKKPSRFLLFKNGEVVKRVGSWVYNLMKVGLGEEVVLERLEGSNTDHRDHIVCFEKVVMMRRGLGGMSGMMRHGLFEMLRCKAWRYCNGSNSGNGRRGMIKISLVGREGKKRGFKDENGVKYVMKKECDKLDGCSFSFIRFTSNMSFCDQVRIMRNTNILATTHGAQLTNMMFMQKGSSVMEMFPTGWLEAAGVGQFIYHWFASWSEMRHEGAWRDNNGFNCSGTPFINKTRSACFAMQKDQQVGVNVTYLASWLTKVIHHHINSTRLVDESMSHKSSMPCSCD, from the exons ATGGATACCAAGaagtcatcttcttcctcaaaaCCATCACACAAGCAAGTAGAATGCACAGCCATCTATCTCTACaccctcttctccttcttctttcttctcaccTTTCAGTCTCTCACCATTACAAACACTAGCACCACCactaccacctccttctcttatCATCCCTTAAACTTCCACCCTCTGAAAGACACAAAGATACCACCTTACAAACACCCAAACAAGACATGGTTCATGAGCACACTCAGTGGGAAAGCCATCAATGGAATGCCTGAACATTTTGTCTTCCCCTCTgatcatcaacatccaaaaaacaacaacaagatcCTATGCATAAGTCCAAGAAACAAGTCTTATGCTTTCACCACTGATCATCACTTGCCTGAAAACAGTACTGCAGTGCTTCCAGGGCTAACCTTCATTGCTGATAGCTTTTATGACTATGAGAACCCATGGCATGGGATGAATGCAGTGGCTGGTTTCTTTGCATGGATGAAAGAGAATGAGTGCAAGAAGCCAAGTAGGTTTCTGTTGTTCAAGAATGGAGAGGTGGTGAAGAGAGTGGGGAGTTGGGTGTATAACTTAATGAAGGTTGGTTTGGGAGAAGAAGTGGTGTTGGAGAGGTTGGAAGGGAGCAATACTGATCATAGAGATCACATTGTGTGCTTTGagaaggtggtgatgatgaGGAGAGGACTTGGAGGGATGTCAGGGATGATGAGACATGGATTGTTTGAGATGTTGAGGTGCAAAGCTTGGAGGTATTGCAATGGAAGTAATAGTGGAAATGGGAGGAGAGGGATGATAAAGATAAGTTTGGTTGGGAGAGAAGGGAAGAAGAGAGGGTTTAAAGATGAGAATGGAGTGAAGTATGTGATGAAGAAGGAGTGTGATAAGTTGGATGGTTGTAGCTTCAGTTTCATTCGTTTCACTTCTAATATGAGCTTTTGTGATCAG GTGAGAATTATGAGGAACACAAACATCTTGGCAACAACACATGGAGCTCAACTCACAAACATGATGTTCATGCAGAAAGGAAGTAGTGTTATGGAGATGTTTCCGACCGGGTGGCTCGAAGCCGCCGGCGTGGGACAGTTCATCTACCATTGGTTTGCGAGTTGGTCGGAAATGAGACATGAAGGAGCATGGAGAGACAACAATGGCTTCAATTGCTCAGGCACACCTTTTATCAACAAAACTAGATCAGCATGTTTTGCCATGCAAAAAGATCAACAGGTTGGTGTCAATGTGACTTACTTGGCTTCTTGGCTTACTAAAGTCATACACCATCATATCAATAGTACTAGACTTGTTGATGAATCGATGTCTCATAAGAGTTCCATGCCTTGTTCTTGTGATTAA
- the LOC120278931 gene encoding uncharacterized protein LOC120278931, protein MAATALGSLSFFGTLRPPSTSTARRSKKPLMIHSRFERPLEDIYNVRVERGISKARLEKLGIDRWSTWKTGKCQFPWDWHVDQLVYVVSGEVRVVPEGATSGERHMRFVAGDLIRYPKWFEADIFFNGPYEEKYRFLAFGED, encoded by the coding sequence ATGGCGGCCACGGCGCTCGGATCTCTGAGCTTCTTCGGCACTCTCCGTCCACCATCCACCTCTACAGCCCGCCGATCAAAGAAACCACTGATGATCCATTCCCGATTCGAGCGACCGCTCGAGGATATCTACAACGTGCGAGTGGAGCGCGGCATCTCCAAAGCGCGGCTGGAGAAGCTCGGCATCGATCGATGGTCCACATGGAAGACGGGCAAGTGCCAGTTCCCGTGGGATTGGCACGTCGATCAGCTGGTCTACGTGGTCAGCGGCGAGGTCCGCGTCGTCCCCGAGGGCGCCACTTCCGGCGAACGACACATGCGGTTCGTCGCCGGCGATCTGATCCGCTACCCTAAGTGGTTCGAGGCTGATATCTTCTTCAATGGACCTTATGAGGAGAAATATCGGTTCTTGGCCTTTGGAGAGGATTGA
- the LOC120278929 gene encoding titin homolog: MDFHSLSRRELQALCKKNKIPANMTNIAMADALQTLQTVEGLDGIQELLSPNKESMMSPDLPRTGRRTTVRRQTVQDEMAGGDKPVSTAPQTRRGAARASAIKKIELAFEDGGKQEDHVEILDSPATQGSPLPRSRRVMARVSESMNLTIEDDDGEKQEGQDKVVLETPAVGTGRRTRAAARRVSKKEDGEKEEEIKTSRYRTRLSSRKQIGEVTVEEVSGRPRTRSTQMSAAVKMVALEQEVEKQEIEVQHGEKAGEVAEVMVSEDPIEEEAKIDDEKEMLNESLENGEERDDHQDNGEESPIRGLVMITKHNDEENLAEINEPIKQSPGEAVISIENDENPNKKTEVKEEFKIPDPQVSDEVTEEAKDYGDHLPENQDLAPEIPAIIGQNLSPSFTGEKEEEDLDLNLRLATITLDESKHSEDDLQIEQATEIETSPNRQINLEIQNEIETLNVEPLSEINDSAAVDDLSFCEIRSSAIETILSAAPSPLLHETTTAAAAATTTVSPAPSLGDIYRAESENEKERGLTSLTGGDPKVNVRAEKQNQKMDLHELSLRKLRTLVKESIIQKYNNNNNNKVEEGKRSALAELNENQL; encoded by the exons ATGGATTTCCACAGCCTCTCTAGAAGAGAACTCCAGGCTCTCtgcaagaagaacaagattccAGCCAACATGACCAACATCGCCATGGCTGATGCCCTTCAGACTCTCCAGACA GTTGAAGGGTTAGATGGGATTCAAGAACTCTTATCACCAAACAAAGAGAGTATGATGTCACCGGACTTACCGCGGACTGGCCGGAGGACAACGGTGAGAAGGCAGACGGTTCAAGATGAGATGGCTGGTGGTGATAAGCCGGTGAGCACTGCGCCTCAAACCCGCCGGGGAGCTGCAAGAGCTTCGGCGATTAAGAAAATAGAGCTTGCATTTGAGGATGGAGGAAAACAAGAAGATCATGTGGAGATTCTTGATTCTCCGGCAACTCAAGGAAGCCCCTTGCCTCGGTCTCGTAGAGTGATGGCAAGAGTATCAGAGAGTATGAATTTAACtattgaagatgatgatggcgAGAAGCAAGAGGGTCAAGATAAGGTGGTACTCGAGACTCCGGCGGTTGGCACTGGCCGGAGAACACGTGCTGCAGCGAGGCGAGTTAGCAAGAAAGAGgatggagagaaagaagaggagATTAAGACTAGTCGATATAGAACGAGGTTGTCATCGAGGAAGCAAATTGGGGAGGTGACGGTGGAGGAGGTTTCGGGGAGACCCAGGACACGGAGCACCCAAATGAGTGCTGCTGTAAAGATGGTAGCTTTGGAGCAAGAAGTAGAGAAACAAG AGATCGAGGTGCAACATGGAGAGAAAGCCGGCGAGGTTGCAGAAGTGATGGTCTCTGAGGATCCAATCGAAGAAGAGGCGAAGATCGATGATGAAAAGGAAATGCTGAATGAGAGCTTGGAGAATGGAGAGGAGCGGGATGATCATCAAGATAATGGAGAGGAATCACCGATCAGAGGACTAGTGATGATAACAAAGCATAATGATGAGGAGAACTTGGCTGAAATCAATGAACCGATCAAACAGAGCCCCGGCGAAGCAGTGATCTCGATCGAGAATGACGAAAACCCTAATAAAAAAACAGAGGTGAAGGAGGAGTTCAAGATACCTGATCCTCAAGTATCCGATGAAGTCACTGAAGAGGCCAAAGACTATGGCGATCACTTGCCTGAAAACCAAGATCTAGCACCCGAGATTCCGGCGATCATCGGCCAGAACCTTAGTCCGTCCTTCAccggagagaaagaagaagaggatctCGATCTCAATCTCCGTCTCGCCACCATTACACTGGACGAATCAAAGCACTCCGAAGACGATCTGCAAATCGAACAAGCAACAGAAATCGAAACCTCACCAAATCGCCAAATCAATCTCGAGATTCAGAACGAAATCGAAACCCTAAATGTAGAACCTTTATCAGAGATCAATGACAGCGCCGCCGTCGATGATCTCAGCTTCTGTGAGATCCGTTCATCAGCGATTGAGACCATCCTCTCCGCCGCTCCTTCTCCCCTCCTCCACGAGACGACaacggcggcggcggcggcgacgACGACCGTATCACCAGCTCCGAGCTTGGGTGATATTTATAGGGCGGAAAGTGAGAACGAGAAGGAGAGAGGTTTGACCAGTTTGACCGGCGGTGATCCGAAGGTGAACGTAAGGGCGGAGAAGCAGAACCAGAAGATGGACCTTCATGAACTGAGCCTGAGAAAACTGAGAACACTAGTGAAAGAGAGCATTATTCagaaatacaataataataataataataag GTTGAAGAAGGGAAGAGATCAGCACTGGCAGAGTTGAATGAGAACCAGCTCTGA
- the LOC120279410 gene encoding protein NRT1/ PTR FAMILY 8.3-like isoform X2, with protein MDHGESSEIGKDLSESLLLDKDKSQLQHQPGHWNAAAIILGFECLQSTAYFGIYTNLVRYLKTVLHGSNASNAANAAIWNGTSFFTSLIGAFIADTFCGNYQTVFFSSLIFLLGLLIITSTSLIPSLRPSPCEGLVPSCLPATTVQTIASFSGLYLMAFGSGGLKGVVLPLGADQFDENNFAEREQKGIFFHWFYVSFTFGILMSGTLIVFVEESIDWPLGFSICTLCLALALSALIISKPVYRLRKPTGSPLKRILQVLVACFSKISSEIPTDTNLLFETKHTDYKRQRLAHTNDFRFLDKAAIVSDTDGDDIEHRNPWKLCTITEVEELKTVLRLLPIWVTGIIFQAAFSQICTTFILRGSAMETRIFSSLSIPPASLSSFEVVSVMFCVLLYNKIIMPMSKQLFRNGAGLSKLQRMGIGRFLIIIVMVTAGSVETIRLKRIKNGNGLTNITWQLPQYFIAAVSDMFNNISQAEFFYDQAPESMKSLCTAFGLLTVALGSYLSSFIITAVQFVTAQNGRSGWISDDLNDGHLDYFFWVFAGICAVNFMLYLAFAWNFTLKRVVI; from the exons ATGGATCATGGAGAGTCCTCAGAGATAGGAAAAGATCTATCAGAGTCTTTGCTTCTTGATAAG GATAAATCCCAGTTACAGCATCAACCTGGTCACTGGAATGCAGCAGCTATAATTCTTG GATTTGAGTGCTTACAAAGCACAGCATACTTTGGGATCTACACAAACTTAGTTAGATATCTGAAGACAGTTCTCCATGGAAGCAATGCTTCAAATGCAGCAAATGCAGCAATCTGGAATGGAACAAGTTTTTTCACATCACTGATTGGAGCTTTCATAGCCGACACTTTCTGCGGAAATTATCAAACTGTTTTCTTCTCCTCTTTGATCTTTCTTTTG gGACTGCTGATTATAACATCAACAAGTTTAATACCATCTTTAAGACCTTCTCCCTGTGAAGGACTTGTGCCATCATGCCTTCCAGCAACTACAGTACAAACCATTGCATCCTTTTCAGGGCTTTATCTTATGGCATTTGGAAGTGGAGGTCTAAAAGGTGTTGTTTTACCTCTTGGTGCAGACCAATTTGATGAGAATAATTTTGCAGAGAGAGAACAGAAAGGAATTTTCTTCCACTggttttatgtttcttttacatTTGGCATATTAATGTCAGGCACTTTGATAGTATTTGTAGAAGAAAGCATAGATTGGCCTTTAGGATTCAGCATTTGCACATTGTGCCTGGCTCTTGCTTTATCAGCCTTGATCATTAGCAAACCGGTTTATCGGCTTCGAAAGCCAACTGGAAGTCCTTTGAAGAGAATTTTACAGGTTTTAGTTGCATGCTTCAGCAAGATAAGCTCTGAAATTCCAACTGATACCAATCTCCTATTTGAGACTAAACATACAGACTATAAAAGACAGAGACTTGCCCATACCAATGATTTCAG GTTTCTAGACAAAGCTGCTATAGTTTCAGACACCGATGGAGATGACATCGAACACCGGAACCCATGGAAACTCTGCACAATAACTGAAGTAGAAGAACTAAAGACAGTACTAAGATTACTCCCAATCTGGGTCACTGGAATTATCTTCCAAGCTGCATTTTCTCAAATCTGCACCACATTCATTCTACGAGGAAGTGCAATGGAAACAAGAATCTTTTCTTCATTATCCATCCCTCCTGCATCTCTTTCATCCTTTGAAGTAGTCAGTGTCATGTTCTGTGTTCTTTTATACAACAAAATTATAATGCCAATGTCCAAACAATTGTTCAGAAATGGAGCTGGACTTTCAAAGCTTCAAAGGATGGGCATTGGACGTTTTCTGATAATTATAGTCATGGTTACTGCTGGATCAGTGGAAACAATAAGACTGAAGAGAATAAAGAATGGAAATGGACTTACAAACATAACATGGCAACTTCCACAGTATTTCATCGCCGCGGTATCGGATATGTTTAATAACATAAGTCAAGCAGAGTTTTTCTATGATCAAGCTCCAGAATCCATGAAGAGTCTCTGCACTGCATTTGGATTACTTACAGTAGCGCTGGGGAGTTATTTGAGCTCTTTTATAATTACTGCAGTGCAGTTTGTGACAGCACAAAATGGTAGAAGTGGGTGGATTTCTGATGATTTGAATGATGGACATCTTGATTACTTTTTTTGGGTGTTTGCAGGTATTTGTGCAGTTAATTTCATGCTTTACCTTGCATTTGCATGGAATTTTACTCTCAAGAGAGTTGTAATTTAG
- the LOC120279606 gene encoding ADP-ribosylation factor 1-like 2, whose product MGQAFRKLFDAFFGNKEMRVVMLGLDAAGKTTILYKLHIGEVLSTVPTIGFNVEKVQYKNVMFTVWDVGGQEKLRPLWRHYFNNTDGLIYVVDSLDRERIGKAKAEFQAIISDPFMLNSVILIFANKQDMKGAMTPMEVCEGLGLYDLRNRVWHIQGSCALKGEGLYEGLDWLASTLKELQASGRATSVGTSSVPSFG is encoded by the exons ATGGGGCAAGCCTTCAGGAAGCTTTTTGACGCCTTCTTTGGGAACAAAGAGATGAGG GTTGTAATGCTTGGATTGGATGCTGCTGGTAAGACTACAATACTTTACAAGCTGCACATTGGCGAGGTTTTATCAACAGTTCCAACAATTG GTTTTAATGTTGAGAAAGTTCAATATAAGAATGTGATGTTCACAGTGTGGGATGTTGGTGGACAAGAGAAACTTAGGCCGTTATGGAGGCATTACTTCAATAATACTGATGGACTT ATATACGTTGTTGACTCTTTGGACAGAGAAAGAATTGGCAAGGCAAAAGCAGAATTCCAG GCCATCATCAGTGACCCTTTCATGCTCAACAGTGTCATATTAATATTTGCAAATAAACAAGACATG AAAGGGGCAATGACTCCAATGGAAGTCTGTGAGGGACTAGGTCTATATGATTTGAGGAACCGAGTGTGGCATATTCAAGGATCTTGTGCCCTCAAGGGTGAAGGCCTTTATGAGGGCTTGGACTGGCTTGCTAGCACACTGAAAGAGTTACAAGCCTCTGGACGCGCCACTTCAGTTGGCACATCATCAGTTCCGTCTTTTGGATGA
- the LOC120279410 gene encoding protein NRT1/ PTR FAMILY 8.3-like isoform X1 produces MDHGESSEIGKDLSESLLLDKKTSSQFQDKSQLQHQPGHWNAAAIILGFECLQSTAYFGIYTNLVRYLKTVLHGSNASNAANAAIWNGTSFFTSLIGAFIADTFCGNYQTVFFSSLIFLLGLLIITSTSLIPSLRPSPCEGLVPSCLPATTVQTIASFSGLYLMAFGSGGLKGVVLPLGADQFDENNFAEREQKGIFFHWFYVSFTFGILMSGTLIVFVEESIDWPLGFSICTLCLALALSALIISKPVYRLRKPTGSPLKRILQVLVACFSKISSEIPTDTNLLFETKHTDYKRQRLAHTNDFRFLDKAAIVSDTDGDDIEHRNPWKLCTITEVEELKTVLRLLPIWVTGIIFQAAFSQICTTFILRGSAMETRIFSSLSIPPASLSSFEVVSVMFCVLLYNKIIMPMSKQLFRNGAGLSKLQRMGIGRFLIIIVMVTAGSVETIRLKRIKNGNGLTNITWQLPQYFIAAVSDMFNNISQAEFFYDQAPESMKSLCTAFGLLTVALGSYLSSFIITAVQFVTAQNGRSGWISDDLNDGHLDYFFWVFAGICAVNFMLYLAFAWNFTLKRVVI; encoded by the exons ATGGATCATGGAGAGTCCTCAGAGATAGGAAAAGATCTATCAGAGTCTTTGCTTCTTGATAAG AAAACATCATCTCAATTTCAGGATAAATCCCAGTTACAGCATCAACCTGGTCACTGGAATGCAGCAGCTATAATTCTTG GATTTGAGTGCTTACAAAGCACAGCATACTTTGGGATCTACACAAACTTAGTTAGATATCTGAAGACAGTTCTCCATGGAAGCAATGCTTCAAATGCAGCAAATGCAGCAATCTGGAATGGAACAAGTTTTTTCACATCACTGATTGGAGCTTTCATAGCCGACACTTTCTGCGGAAATTATCAAACTGTTTTCTTCTCCTCTTTGATCTTTCTTTTG gGACTGCTGATTATAACATCAACAAGTTTAATACCATCTTTAAGACCTTCTCCCTGTGAAGGACTTGTGCCATCATGCCTTCCAGCAACTACAGTACAAACCATTGCATCCTTTTCAGGGCTTTATCTTATGGCATTTGGAAGTGGAGGTCTAAAAGGTGTTGTTTTACCTCTTGGTGCAGACCAATTTGATGAGAATAATTTTGCAGAGAGAGAACAGAAAGGAATTTTCTTCCACTggttttatgtttcttttacatTTGGCATATTAATGTCAGGCACTTTGATAGTATTTGTAGAAGAAAGCATAGATTGGCCTTTAGGATTCAGCATTTGCACATTGTGCCTGGCTCTTGCTTTATCAGCCTTGATCATTAGCAAACCGGTTTATCGGCTTCGAAAGCCAACTGGAAGTCCTTTGAAGAGAATTTTACAGGTTTTAGTTGCATGCTTCAGCAAGATAAGCTCTGAAATTCCAACTGATACCAATCTCCTATTTGAGACTAAACATACAGACTATAAAAGACAGAGACTTGCCCATACCAATGATTTCAG GTTTCTAGACAAAGCTGCTATAGTTTCAGACACCGATGGAGATGACATCGAACACCGGAACCCATGGAAACTCTGCACAATAACTGAAGTAGAAGAACTAAAGACAGTACTAAGATTACTCCCAATCTGGGTCACTGGAATTATCTTCCAAGCTGCATTTTCTCAAATCTGCACCACATTCATTCTACGAGGAAGTGCAATGGAAACAAGAATCTTTTCTTCATTATCCATCCCTCCTGCATCTCTTTCATCCTTTGAAGTAGTCAGTGTCATGTTCTGTGTTCTTTTATACAACAAAATTATAATGCCAATGTCCAAACAATTGTTCAGAAATGGAGCTGGACTTTCAAAGCTTCAAAGGATGGGCATTGGACGTTTTCTGATAATTATAGTCATGGTTACTGCTGGATCAGTGGAAACAATAAGACTGAAGAGAATAAAGAATGGAAATGGACTTACAAACATAACATGGCAACTTCCACAGTATTTCATCGCCGCGGTATCGGATATGTTTAATAACATAAGTCAAGCAGAGTTTTTCTATGATCAAGCTCCAGAATCCATGAAGAGTCTCTGCACTGCATTTGGATTACTTACAGTAGCGCTGGGGAGTTATTTGAGCTCTTTTATAATTACTGCAGTGCAGTTTGTGACAGCACAAAATGGTAGAAGTGGGTGGATTTCTGATGATTTGAATGATGGACATCTTGATTACTTTTTTTGGGTGTTTGCAGGTATTTGTGCAGTTAATTTCATGCTTTACCTTGCATTTGCATGGAATTTTACTCTCAAGAGAGTTGTAATTTAG